The genomic DNA ATTTTTTCTCGCCCATTTGCCAACTGCATATAAGGTCTTTTACCAGAAATGAAGCGACTATCATCCTACATCTGTTATGCATCCAGCCAGTACTATTTAGTTGACGCATTGCAGCATCAACTATAGGTACTCCTGTTTCTCCGTTGCTCCAATGTTGAAACCATTCATTATTGTTTTGCCATGGAAAGTGATCCCATTTTTTTCTATATGGACCTTTCTCTAGATCTGGGAAATGGAATAAGCAATGTTGATAAAATTCACGCCAAATAAGTTCTTTTTGCCAAGTTTCAATTGATAGGTAATTTTCTTGATTTGCAAAATCTGAATTTAAATTTAATGTGGCATTCCAAACTTTTCTAATGCTGATGGTGCCGAATCTGAGAGATGCACTTAGAAATGATGTCCCATTATGGGAAGGAAAATCTCTTGCAGAATTATAAGAATATATTTTTTTTTCGTTAATGAAGTTTTCTAATAGTGTTTCTGCAGCATTCTCTCCAGGTCTACAAGGGCAAATATTTGAACTTGGAAATTTGATATTTTTGATGAATTTCTCTAGAACAGAATCAGATGAATTTATTGTCTTATTTTCTTTGAGTGTATTATCTATATCTTTAAACTGGAAAACAACTTTATCTTGGTCATATGAACCTAATAAATTTATTTTTGATTTAAGGTTTTTATAAAAAGGTCCATAAACTGTATAAGGTTTGTTATTCCCCGAAAATATTTTTAAAGGTTCTATTAATAAGTGATCCCAAGTTTCAATAACTTGAATATTTTGTTCTTTTAAATTTTTTTTTATTTGTAAGTCGCGATTAATCTCATAAGGTTCAATTGATTTATTCCAAAAAACAAATTTAGCATCTATAGTCATTGCTAATTTAGGAATTATTAATACTGGATCGCCTTCTTCAAAAACTATTCTACTTCCCATTTTTTTCCATTTATTTCCTAATTCTTGAAGCGAATTTCCTAAAAACCAAGCTCTTGAGCTTGCATTGAAATCGTGTGAGTAATTTTTATCAAATATATAGGTTGAAGTAATAGCGTTTGATAATGAAAATGCTTTAATTAAAGCTTGATTATCAAATATTCTTAAATCCTTTCTATGCCAAAAAAGTATTCTAGGTTTATTCATAACTTCTCTAAAAATTGTTTGGCTCTAAACCAAGCTGTCACAGTTTTTGCATCGAGAATTTCATCCCCACTAGAAATAAGATTATCTAGTTCGTAGGGATTTAAAATTAATACTTCTATATCTTCATCTAAATCGCCTTTAACCTCGCAATTTAGTTTGCTTAAATCACGCGCTAAAAATAAATAAATTTCTTCATCTGCATAACCTGGAGCAGGGACAAGAGTTCCTAGTTCATCCCATTTGTTTGCACTGAATCCTGTCTCTTCTTGTATCTCTCTTTTAATTGAATCAATAGGTGTTTCACCTATTTCTAATGTACCTGCTGGAAATTCTAATAAATACCTTGAAACAGCAAATCTATATTGCCGAAGAATGATAACTTTTTTATCTTTTGTAATAGGAACTGCTAATGCTGCACCGGGATGTTTGATGTATCCATATTCACCTTCATGTCCATTTGGAAGCTCAATTCTATTTATTTCGAAACTAAATTTTTTAGACTTTAACTCAGATATTTTTTCTTTAAAAATTGATCTTTTTATAAGGTTTTTGTTGCCCATAATTTTTAAATAAAAATAGCCTAACAGTTATTTTTTGGTTTTGAAATCATTTAATAGACCATTTTGGGTTATCAAGTTTTTTGATTTTTTGGCTTCTACTTAAGATTTCAGAGAGTGGCGTAATAACGAAATTCCGATTCATGAATCTAGGGTGAGGTAAAGTTAATTCTTCGTCAACTGTGTGAAAATCTTCCCACCAAAGAATATCTAAATCGAGACATCTTGATAGCCATTTCTTCCCCATTGGCGTTTTTTCTCGTCCGAAAAATCTTTCTAACTTTTTAAGTTCTTTTAAAAGTAACTTCGCTTTTTTATTTGATGGTTTTGGAAAGGAATTACTTTTTATAAGCAATAGAGTATTTAAATAATTTGGCTGCTCATTTTCAACTCCATGAGGTAATGTCTCGTAAATTGAAGACCAAAAAAAGGTTGCATGAAATTTTATTTTCTCTTCTTTTTTTTTGTTGGAATGATCTCCCCACTCATTTATTATTTCTTCTATTTTTGGTCTGCAAATTAATAGTGTCTCAAGAGGGCTTCCGAATTTACTATCAA from Prochlorococcus marinus XMU1402 includes the following:
- the folK gene encoding 2-amino-4-hydroxy-6-hydroxymethyldihydropteridine diphosphokinase: MELSNLNIKNGLCISLGANIDSKFGSPLETLLICRPKIEEIINEWGDHSNKKKEEKIKFHATFFWSSIYETLPHGVENEQPNYLNTLLLIKSNSFPKPSNKKAKLLLKELKKLERFFGREKTPMGKKWLSRCLDLDILWWEDFHTVDEELTLPHPRFMNRNFVITPLSEILSRSQKIKKLDNPKWSIK
- a CDS encoding NUDIX hydrolase, which translates into the protein MGNKNLIKRSIFKEKISELKSKKFSFEINRIELPNGHEGEYGYIKHPGAALAVPITKDKKVIILRQYRFAVSRYLLEFPAGTLEIGETPIDSIKREIQEETGFSANKWDELGTLVPAPGYADEEIYLFLARDLSKLNCEVKGDLDEDIEVLILNPYELDNLISSGDEILDAKTVTAWFRAKQFLEKL
- a CDS encoding cryptochrome/photolyase family protein, encoding MNKPRILFWHRKDLRIFDNQALIKAFSLSNAITSTYIFDKNYSHDFNASSRAWFLGNSLQELGNKWKKMGSRIVFEEGDPVLIIPKLAMTIDAKFVFWNKSIEPYEINRDLQIKKNLKEQNIQVIETWDHLLIEPLKIFSGNNKPYTVYGPFYKNLKSKINLLGSYDQDKVVFQFKDIDNTLKENKTINSSDSVLEKFIKNIKFPSSNICPCRPGENAAETLLENFINEKKIYSYNSARDFPSHNGTSFLSASLRFGTISIRKVWNATLNLNSDFANQENYLSIETWQKELIWREFYQHCLFHFPDLEKGPYRKKWDHFPWQNNNEWFQHWSNGETGVPIVDAAMRQLNSTGWMHNRCRMIVASFLVKDLICSWQMGEKKFMETLVDGDLAANNGGWQWSASSGMDPKPLRIFNPYTQAKKFDPICEYIKYWIPELSKVSNSELLNGEISNLEKNNYSSPIVSHNIQQRLFKSLYAEI